One genomic window of Streptomyces sp. NBC_01276 includes the following:
- a CDS encoding methyltransferase domain-containing protein — protein MNDTHGTHEAHEPHEPRKPHERAVYTHGHHESVLRSHRWRTAANSAAYLIPELRPGMHVLDVGCGPGTITADLARLVAPGGRVTAVDAAAGVLEQAGAHVREHGPAGSVDFAVADVHALDFPDDSFDVVHAHQVLQHVGDPVRALREMRRVCRPGGIVAVRDADYAAMTWYPASPVLDEWQALYRRVARANGGEPDAGRRLRAWAREAGFTDLTCSATAWCYATPEETAWWSALWADRTTASAYADVAVRGGHATASGLASIAEAWHAWGAHPDAWFSVLNGELLCRV, from the coding sequence ATGAACGACACGCACGGGACCCACGAAGCCCACGAGCCGCACGAGCCCCGCAAGCCCCACGAGCGCGCCGTCTACACGCACGGCCACCACGAGTCGGTCCTGCGCTCCCACCGCTGGCGCACGGCGGCCAACTCGGCGGCCTACCTGATCCCCGAACTGCGTCCGGGCATGCACGTCCTGGACGTGGGCTGCGGACCGGGCACCATCACGGCGGACCTGGCGCGGCTGGTGGCCCCGGGCGGCCGGGTCACGGCGGTCGACGCGGCGGCGGGCGTCCTGGAGCAGGCGGGCGCCCACGTGCGCGAACACGGGCCGGCCGGGTCCGTCGACTTCGCCGTCGCGGACGTCCACGCGCTGGACTTCCCCGACGACTCCTTCGACGTGGTCCACGCCCACCAGGTGCTGCAGCACGTCGGCGATCCGGTACGGGCCCTGCGCGAGATGCGGCGGGTCTGCCGCCCCGGCGGGATCGTGGCCGTGCGCGACGCCGACTACGCGGCGATGACCTGGTACCCGGCCTCCCCGGTCCTGGACGAATGGCAGGCCCTGTACCGCCGGGTCGCCCGTGCCAACGGCGGGGAACCGGACGCCGGGCGGCGGCTGCGCGCCTGGGCGCGGGAGGCGGGGTTCACGGACCTGACCTGCTCGGCCACGGCCTGGTGCTACGCGACTCCGGAGGAGACCGCCTGGTGGTCGGCGCTGTGGGCGGACCGTACGACGGCCTCCGCGTACGCGGACGTCGCGGTCCGGGGCGGCCACGCGACGGCCTCCGGCCTGGCCTCCATCGCCGAGGCCTGGCACGCCTGGGGGGCCCACCCCGACGCCTGGTTCTCCGTTCTGAACGGCGAACTGCTGTGCCGGGTCTGA